The Vespa velutina chromosome 25, iVesVel2.1, whole genome shotgun sequence genome has a segment encoding these proteins:
- the LOC124957431 gene encoding pyrimidodiazepine synthase-like isoform X1, which yields MSSLHLGKGSTKPAEIEGQARLYSMKFCPYAHRIRLILSIKKIPHDIVNINLKNKPEWYLEIHPEGKVPAFVDADGKVIVDSTEIANYIDKKYPLPELYHEETKNRDLELLEHYSKIVDIFSNCIHGKDSRMLNEIVDELSNLLEEFEDELKMRDTDFYGGNEPKMLDILMWPWIERAKSLSLIYKQPLNVDKQKFPKIMKWITEMRAQQFVQENACSYEKFGRLINEMKSSDIDFDAI from the exons gtTCTACTAAACCGGCAGAAATCGAAGGACAGGCAAGATTATATAGTATGAAATTTTGTCCATATGCTCATAGAATTCGTCTGATattatccattaaaaaaattcctcATGATATCgtcaatattaatttgaaaaacaaaCCGGAATGGTATTTAGAG attcaTCCAGAAGGAAAAGTACCAGCATTTGTTGATGCAGATGGTAAAGTAATCGTTGATTCAACGGAAATTgcaaattatatagataaaaaatatcctttaCCGGAATTATATcatgaagaaacaaaaaatcgtGATTTAGAATTACTCGAACATTATTCCAAg atcgtcgatattttttcaaattgtataCACGGTAAAGATTCAAGAATGTTGAATGAAATAGTAGATGAATTAAGTAATCTTTTGGAAGAATTTGAGGACGAATTAAAAATGCGCGACACAGATTTTTATGGAG gtAATGAACCTAAGATGTTGGATATTCTCATGTGGCCATGGATTGAAAGAGCAaagtcattatcattaatttataaacaacCTTTGAATGTTGATAAACAAAAGTTTCCAAAAATT ATGAAATGGATTACTGAAATGAGAGCGCAACAATTTGTACAAGAAAATGCATGCTCTTATGAAAAGTTTGGGCGGCTTATCAACGAAATGAAATCTTCTGATATTGATTTCGATGCTATATAA
- the LOC124957431 gene encoding pyrimidodiazepine synthase-like isoform X2: MKFCPYAHRIRLILSIKKIPHDIVNINLKNKPEWYLEIHPEGKVPAFVDADGKVIVDSTEIANYIDKKYPLPELYHEETKNRDLELLEHYSKIVDIFSNCIHGKDSRMLNEIVDELSNLLEEFEDELKMRDTDFYGGNEPKMLDILMWPWIERAKSLSLIYKQPLNVDKQKFPKIMKWITEMRAQQFVQENACSYEKFGRLINEMKSSDIDFDAI; encoded by the exons ATGAAATTTTGTCCATATGCTCATAGAATTCGTCTGATattatccattaaaaaaattcctcATGATATCgtcaatattaatttgaaaaacaaaCCGGAATGGTATTTAGAG attcaTCCAGAAGGAAAAGTACCAGCATTTGTTGATGCAGATGGTAAAGTAATCGTTGATTCAACGGAAATTgcaaattatatagataaaaaatatcctttaCCGGAATTATATcatgaagaaacaaaaaatcgtGATTTAGAATTACTCGAACATTATTCCAAg atcgtcgatattttttcaaattgtataCACGGTAAAGATTCAAGAATGTTGAATGAAATAGTAGATGAATTAAGTAATCTTTTGGAAGAATTTGAGGACGAATTAAAAATGCGCGACACAGATTTTTATGGAG gtAATGAACCTAAGATGTTGGATATTCTCATGTGGCCATGGATTGAAAGAGCAaagtcattatcattaatttataaacaacCTTTGAATGTTGATAAACAAAAGTTTCCAAAAATT ATGAAATGGATTACTGAAATGAGAGCGCAACAATTTGTACAAGAAAATGCATGCTCTTATGAAAAGTTTGGGCGGCTTATCAACGAAATGAAATCTTCTGATATTGATTTCGATGCTATATAA